The Fusobacterium russii ATCC 25533 sequence GTACCTACAACTACATATCCAGCCATATTATTCCCTCCTAGCTTATTCTCTTTATTTCAATATAATTGATATTTTTTTTATGTTTATTTAAAAATAATTGTTCAAACTCAGTCTTTATATTCTCATTTGCTTTTTCAGAAGAATGTAAGTCATCAGTATGATATATAACTTTAAATTTATCCAAATTTTCTACAAGTTCCAAAACATCTTTATAGTAGATGTCATGATCAGTTTTAAAAAATAATTTTCCATCAATTCTCATTATTTTTTCTAAGGTATTAAAAAGCTTAGTTTGAATGATTCTGTTTTTTTCATTTCCTTCCCATGGATCAGGAAAGTTTATATACATTTCTTCTATTTCATTTATTCCTATAAATTCTTCCAGCTCTTCCCCTCTTTTTCTCAAAAGTAGAACATTGGTTAAGTTGTTTTTTCTACATTTATCCGCTGCTAAACATAGTCTTTTAAATCTAAGCTCTAAGCCAATAAAATTTTTGTCTGGATTTCTAAGAGCCAATTCTTTTATAAAATTTCCACTGCCTGTTCCTATTTCCACTGCTATTGGATTAGTATTTCTAAAATATTCTTTCCATTTATTTATATATTTTTTCATTTCACTGCTATCATAAATTATATATTCAGGATAGTTTAAAAGCTGATACATATATTTATTGTAGTTGCTTTTTTCAGAGTGAAAAAAATGTTTCCATAATTCTTTTTTCTTATCTATGTTTTCATTTGAATTTTCATTTTTCATAAGTAAATTTTCCCTTTTTGCTATCTTTAAACTCAGAAGTTTATTTTCATCAAAAAATTTTTTTATTTCTTGTGTATAATTGTCTTGATTTTTCTCAATATTTTTAATAGCATTTAAAAAATCTGAAATAGTTTCCACTTGATAAGCAATTTTCCTATTCAAACTTTCTTTTGCTATTTCTAAAACATTTTGTGTATATTTTCCAAAAATTGGGATTTTTTCATAAAAAAGAGGCTCTAATATACTATGACCTCCTATATTTACTAAGGTTCCCCCTACAAATGCTATATCAGAAACAGCATAAAGTTTACGAAGCACACCCATTTCATCCACTAAAATTATATCATATGTTTTATTGTCAGAATATTGATTTTTTAACTTACTGTATTTTATATAATTGAAATTTCTGTTTTTTAATAGGATTTCTATTTTTTCAATTCTCTCTAAATGTCTTGGAACTAGAATTAACAAGTAATTTTCTAAATTTTCAAAAACATCTAAAATAATTTCATCCTCACCTGTTCTTATACTTCCTGCTGTGAAAATTTTTCTGTTATTAGTTTTCAGAAAGTCTTTATAATTTATTATTTCTGCTTCTGAATATTTTTCTAAATTTAAATCAAATTTTAAATTTCCGATATTTTCAACTTTATTTTTATCCACTCCTAATTCTATAATTCTTTCTTTATCAATTGCAGATTGCATATAGAAATAATCTATCAAATTCAAGCTATTTTTAAATAGAAATTTTAGTTTCTTATATCTACCAAAACTTTTATCAGAAATTCTTCCATTGACCATAATAATTCTGGCATTTTTATTTTTAGCTTCTCTTATTATATTTGGCCATAATTCAGTTTCAATTAAAATAAGTTCTTTTAAATTTATAATATTTAATATTTCTCTTATTTTATTCCTATCATCAAGTGGAAAATAAATTATTTTTATTTTTTCATAGGAAGAATATTTTTTCTTAGCTGTTTCATAACCTGTATCAGTAAAAGTTGATATTAAAATATTCATTTTAAAAATAGAAAAAAATTTTTTGACAAGATTTTCAGATAAATTAACTTCACCGACTGAGGAGCAATGCACCCAAATATAGTCTTCATTTTTTAAATCTGAAAAATCTTGACTTAATCTTTTATCTATAAAGTTTTTCATCTTTTCCTTCATAAAAGGTCTATATAAGGTCAAGGCTACTTTTCTTAATAAATTATACATAAATTTCCCTCATTACTGTTTTTCTTTTTTTAGTTGACTTTTGTGAATATATCCTCTGCATATTTCAATTGACACTTCTTCTCCATCCTCATCTACATGATATACTTTACCATCATAATCTACATAATACCAATCTCCTACAGTTTTATTTGGATGTCTTGTAACATAAGAGCCATTAGGTAATTCATCAATTACTTCTGATGAAGTAGTTGGTTCAGATCTTACATTTATATAATTATCTTTTGATGAAGTTACATAAGTTTCTGGATGTATATCTAATTGACTTTTATGAATATATCCACTTGCTGATTCTTCAAGAGAGGGTTTTTCTATTTCTACAAAATACCAGTCTTTATACGAATTCTTATCATTTGGATAAGGATTGAATATAATATAGCTATTGTCTACTTTCTTAATAACTTTAGACTTTATTGTTGCCTCTTCTCTAAGGTTTGCATAGCCATCTTTTGAAATTATAAAATATCTTTCTGCCAAACTTGTCAATGAGAATAAAAACATAAAAAATATTAGAATTTTTTTCATAATAAACACTCCTTTTAATTTATATTTTTTTCAATTTCATTTGATATAAAATTAATTACATCTTCTATTGTCAAATTTGTAGTATCTAATTCAATAGCATCATCAGCCTTTATAAGTGGACTTTCCTTTCTTGTACTATCTATATAATCTCTTTCTTTTAAAGATTTTAAAACCTCATCATAAGTTATTTCAACTTTATTTTCAAGAAATTCATTGTATCTTCTTCTTGCTCTTTCTTCGGCAGTTGCAACTAAAAATATTTTTATTTTTGCATTAGGAAATACAACAGTTCCAATATCTCTACCGTCTAAAATAACATTTTTATTATTACTAATTTTTCTTTGTAAATTTACTAAATTATCTCTAACTATTTTAATACTTGCAACTTTAGATACATTTTCATTTATTTTTTTTTCTCTTATTTTTGTACTGACATCAACATTATTTAAATAAAATTTATCCTCTTGCATATCTAAGTTTATGTTGTTTAATACCTTTTCTATTTCTTTTAAATTATCAAAATCTATATTGTTTTCTAAAAGATAAAGAGTTATCATTCTATACATTGCACCAGTGTCTATATATGTAAAATTAAATTTTTTAGCTATAAGCTTTGCTATTGTACTTTTCCCACTTCCTGCCGGTCCATCTATTGCAACTATTAAATTATCCATTTTTTCATCTCCTGTTTTATTAAAAATCTTGAAAAGAACTTTTTTTATTCTGAAAAAATTTATTTTCTTTTAAAGTATACTGCTCTCCATTCTTTATCAGCCTTAACCTCAACTACTTCAAGTCCTACATCTTCTGCCTTACTTATTACTTCATTTAATTTATCCTCAATTATTCCAGAAAATAGAACTATTGAATTTTCTTTTAAAATATATTTAATTTCATCAAGTAATTTCACTAAAACATCTGCCAAAATATTACATACAACTATATCAAACTTTTTATTTTCAATAACTTCAAGTAAATTTCCTTTTAAAAGTTTTACATCATTTAAAGAAATATTGTTTAAAACTAGATTTTCCTTAGCAACTTCCATAGAAAATTCGTCTATATCTGTTCCATAGACTTCACCAGCTCCTAAAAATTTCCCTGCTATCATAAGTATTCCAGAACCTGTACCTATATCTATTACTGATTTATTAGAAAAATCATGTTCTTCCATTAACTTTAGTAGAAGTGAAGTTGTAGGGTGTGAGCCTGTCCCAAAGGCTCTACCAGGGTCAAGCTCTATAACAAGCTCATTATCTTTCCTTTCATATTCTCTCCAAGTTGGTTTTACAACGAATTTTTTACTAACTTTTTCTACAAATAAATATTTTTTCCAACTATTTTGATAATCGTCTTCATCATACTCATAAAAATCCAAATTATACACTATCTCTTCGTCATTTTTAAATTTTTCTGCAAAGGTATTTTTAAGGACTTCTTTTCTTTTTTCAGTATAAATATTCATAGGAAAATATGCAGAAATAGAGTTTTCTGAAAGTAAAAATTGCTTTTCATCTCTATAAAAATTCAAGGGGTCTTTGTTGAAGTTAGGTTCCTCAATTTTAAGACCTGTGACTCCAAAATTATAGAAAACATCAGAAATTATTTTTTTATACTTTTCAATATCATCACTTTCATAAACTAACTTTGCTTCTAATACTTTCATTCTTCACTCCAATTTATTCTGTTTATTTTTTTAACTTTTCCATTTTTTTCATCTAAATCTAATTCCAAGCCGTTTAAGTATTCATCACCTTCGGCGACTTCAAATTTTTGTGGTAATGAAGTTAAGAATTTTTTTATTACAACCTCAGACTCAACTCCTATTACTCCATTTTGAGAGCCAGTCATTCCTATATCTGATATATAGGCAGTACCATTTTCAAAAATTCTTTCATCAGCAGTTTGTACATGGGTATGAGTGCCATAAACTAAACTTACTTCACCTGAAATATATCTTGCTAAAGCTATTTTTTCAGAAGTGGCTTCAGCATGGAAATCTACTATAATATTTTTAGTTACATTTTCTAATTCTTTAAGAATTTTTTTTATAGCTTTAAATGGACAATCAACTGTGCTCATAAAAACTCTACCTTGTAAAGAAATAACGGCTATTTTACTCCCATTAACTTCTTTTACTGTGTAACCTTTACCGGGGACTCCCTCTGGATAATTATAAGGTCTTAAAATTGAATTAGAGCTATCCAAATATTCATAAATTTCTTTTTTATCCCAACTATGATTTCCACCAGTTATAACATCGGCACCCCAAGAAAAAAATTCTTCAGCTATTTTTTCGGTTATGCCAAAACCTGCTGCTGCATTTTCACCATTTACTATTATAAAATCATAGTTATTTTTATATTTTTCCAAGTAAGCTTTTAAAGTATTTCTACCTGGTCTACCTACAATATCTCCCACTATTAAAATTTTCATTTTTATTCCTCATTTTCCTTTAAATTTTACTATTCATTATACCATAAAAAAAGCATATATGATTCAATTTTTAGAATATTGTCTTTTATTTTTTACTATGTTATAATTTATAAGTTATTTTTATAATAAAATATATATTTAATTCTTTTTTATAATAAATTTAGTAATAAAAAGTAATATATAAATAATTAATTTTAAAAAATTATTTACAAAGGAGATTAACTATGAAAAGAAGTTTATCAGGAATACAACCAAGTGGAATATTACATCTTGGAAATTATTTCGGTGCAATGAAACAATTTTTAGATTTTCAAAATAGTTACGAAGGTTTTTATTTTATTGCGGATTATCATTCTCTTACATCATTAACTAAACCTAAAGATTTGGTACAAAATACTTATGATATAGTTTTAGACTATTTAGCTATAGGACTTGATCCTAATAAATCAACAATATTTTTACAATCCAATGTGCCTGAGCATACAGAAATGACATGGCTTTTATCTAATATTACGCCTGTTGGTCTTTTAGAAAGAGGGCATTCATATAAAGATAAGTTAGCTAAAGGTTTTTTT is a genomic window containing:
- the trmB gene encoding tRNA (guanosine(46)-N7)-methyltransferase TrmB, yielding MYNLLRKVALTLYRPFMKEKMKNFIDKRLSQDFSDLKNEDYIWVHCSSVGEVNLSENLVKKFFSIFKMNILISTFTDTGYETAKKKYSSYEKIKIIYFPLDDRNKIREILNIINLKELILIETELWPNIIREAKNKNARIIMVNGRISDKSFGRYKKLKFLFKNSLNLIDYFYMQSAIDKERIIELGVDKNKVENIGNLKFDLNLEKYSEAEIINYKDFLKTNNRKIFTAGSIRTGEDEIILDVFENLENYLLILVPRHLERIEKIEILLKNRNFNYIKYSKLKNQYSDNKTYDIILVDEMGVLRKLYAVSDIAFVGGTLVNIGGHSILEPLFYEKIPIFGKYTQNVLEIAKESLNRKIAYQVETISDFLNAIKNIEKNQDNYTQEIKKFFDENKLLSLKIAKRENLLMKNENSNENIDKKKELWKHFFHSEKSNYNKYMYQLLNYPEYIIYDSSEMKKYINKWKEYFRNTNPIAVEIGTGSGNFIKELALRNPDKNFIGLELRFKRLCLAADKCRKNNLTNVLLLRKRGEELEEFIGINEIEEMYINFPDPWEGNEKNRIIQTKLFNTLEKIMRIDGKLFFKTDHDIYYKDVLELVENLDKFKVIYHTDDLHSSEKANENIKTEFEQLFLNKHKKNINYIEIKRIS
- a CDS encoding SH3 domain-containing protein, with the translated sequence MKKILIFFMFLFSLTSLAERYFIISKDGYANLREEATIKSKVIKKVDNSYIIFNPYPNDKNSYKDWYFVEIEKPSLEESASGYIHKSQLDIHPETYVTSSKDNYINVRSEPTTSSEVIDELPNGSYVTRHPNKTVGDWYYVDYDGKVYHVDEDGEEVSIEICRGYIHKSQLKKEKQ
- the cmk gene encoding (d)CMP kinase encodes the protein MDNLIVAIDGPAGSGKSTIAKLIAKKFNFTYIDTGAMYRMITLYLLENNIDFDNLKEIEKVLNNINLDMQEDKFYLNNVDVSTKIREKKINENVSKVASIKIVRDNLVNLQRKISNNKNVILDGRDIGTVVFPNAKIKIFLVATAEERARRRYNEFLENKVEITYDEVLKSLKERDYIDSTRKESPLIKADDAIELDTTNLTIEDVINFISNEIEKNIN
- the prmA gene encoding 50S ribosomal protein L11 methyltransferase is translated as MKVLEAKLVYESDDIEKYKKIISDVFYNFGVTGLKIEEPNFNKDPLNFYRDEKQFLLSENSISAYFPMNIYTEKRKEVLKNTFAEKFKNDEEIVYNLDFYEYDEDDYQNSWKKYLFVEKVSKKFVVKPTWREYERKDNELVIELDPGRAFGTGSHPTTSLLLKLMEEHDFSNKSVIDIGTGSGILMIAGKFLGAGEVYGTDIDEFSMEVAKENLVLNNISLNDVKLLKGNLLEVIENKKFDIVVCNILADVLVKLLDEIKYILKENSIVLFSGIIEDKLNEVISKAEDVGLEVVEVKADKEWRAVYFKRK
- a CDS encoding TIGR00282 family metallophosphoesterase, which produces MKILIVGDIVGRPGRNTLKAYLEKYKNNYDFIIVNGENAAAGFGITEKIAEEFFSWGADVITGGNHSWDKKEIYEYLDSSNSILRPYNYPEGVPGKGYTVKEVNGSKIAVISLQGRVFMSTVDCPFKAIKKILKELENVTKNIIVDFHAEATSEKIALARYISGEVSLVYGTHTHVQTADERIFENGTAYISDIGMTGSQNGVIGVESEVVIKKFLTSLPQKFEVAEGDEYLNGLELDLDEKNGKVKKINRINWSEE